A single window of Deltaproteobacteria bacterium DNA harbors:
- the aroQ gene encoding type II 3-dehydroquinate dehydratase — protein sequence MKKVLVLHGVNLNMLGTRDQRQYGRANLEEIDGELQELGASLGLSVETFQSNHEGKLVEKIHQGRAADFRAVIINAGAWTHYSYAIRDALELLDIPIVEVHLSNIYAREDFRRHSVLAPVSRGQICGFGKHSYMLALRAVAELLQTAETA from the coding sequence ATGAAAAAGGTGCTGGTACTCCACGGGGTTAATTTGAACATGCTGGGAACGAGAGATCAGCGCCAGTATGGCAGGGCAAATCTTGAAGAAATAGATGGAGAACTGCAGGAGCTCGGTGCCTCACTGGGACTGTCAGTGGAGACATTTCAAAGTAATCACGAAGGAAAGCTGGTGGAAAAAATACACCAGGGGCGCGCAGCCGATTTCAGGGCAGTCATTATCAATGCAGGCGCCTGGACCCACTACAGCTATGCAATTCGAGACGCCCTGGAATTGCTCGACATTCCCATAGTCGAAGTGCATCTGTCGAATATTTATGCGCGAGAGGACTTTCGCCGTCATTCAGTTCTGGCGCCTGTCAGTAGAGGCCAGATTTGCGGCTTCGGCAAGCATAGCTACATGCTCGCTCTCAGGGCCGTGGCCGAACTGCTGCAGACAGCAGAAACCGCCTGA
- a CDS encoding ParB N-terminal domain-containing protein — MAEAHDQHKEEEYRGATGKYQVLPPLSNDEYQALKEDIAENGILVPIEVDEHGEIIDGYHRAKICEDLGIPYPMIVRAGLSEQQKREHAWKLNLCRRQLNQKQRREMVVQLLKEIPEKSNRVIANIAGVDHKTVSAVRKEITASGEIPHIETFVGADGRKFKAKSVIVSNRKEAKEAGKILRSLPEESILEGILNIYHLRRSQKTYKKNHRTPAELNIDTLNQQIKKLTTQLKKADSSRGSEDIPEDFLANLRKLTEVASRILETSGAKVVSVSEESSRTDKGFQEPLSPEGPESEDFVEELLQIRNILGS; from the coding sequence TTGGCTGAAGCACATGATCAACATAAAGAAGAGGAATATCGCGGCGCTACCGGAAAATATCAAGTGCTGCCGCCGCTGAGCAACGATGAGTACCAGGCATTAAAAGAAGACATTGCCGAAAACGGCATTCTTGTTCCGATTGAGGTTGATGAGCACGGCGAGATAATTGATGGCTACCACCGGGCAAAGATCTGCGAAGATCTGGGCATTCCTTATCCAATGATCGTCAGAGCCGGGCTCAGCGAACAGCAGAAAAGAGAGCACGCCTGGAAGTTGAATCTTTGCCGGCGGCAACTGAATCAAAAACAGCGCCGGGAAATGGTTGTGCAACTATTAAAAGAAATCCCCGAGAAGAGCAACAGGGTAATTGCCAACATAGCTGGAGTGGACCACAAGACGGTCTCTGCGGTCAGAAAAGAAATCACCGCCTCCGGGGAGATTCCCCATATTGAGACCTTTGTGGGAGCCGACGGCAGAAAGTTCAAAGCAAAATCAGTAATTGTCAGCAACAGGAAAGAGGCCAAAGAAGCAGGCAAGATTTTGAGGTCCCTGCCTGAAGAGTCTATCCTGGAAGGAATTCTCAATATCTACCACCTGCGGAGGAGCCAGAAAACCTATAAGAAGAACCACCGAACACCAGCGGAACTGAACATAGACACCCTGAACCAGCAGATCAAGAAACTTACAACCCAGCTGAAAAAGGCTGACAGTTCCAGAGGTTCCGAAGATATTCCAGAGGATTTTCTGGCAAATCTGAGGAAGTTGACCGAGGTGGCTTCCCGTATCCTTGAAACCAGCGGGGCTAAAGTGGTCTCTGTCTCAGAAGAGTCGAGCCGAACCGACAAAGGCTTCCAGGAGCCTCTGTCTCCTGAAGGTCCCGAATCCGAGGACTTCGTGGAAGAACTGCTGCAAATCCGCAATATTTTGGGAAGCTAG